DNA from Colletotrichum higginsianum IMI 349063 chromosome 7 map unlocalized unitig_7, whole genome shotgun sequence:
ATGGTTCAAAAAAGCCCTGCCATTCTTTTGAAACACAAGCCCATTTTGCCATGGGCTGCTTTCTGCAAGACGGAACCAGGCTCTGCAGCGTTTCCAATATCGTGAGTCGCAGCTCTTGTGGAAGGCTTGCCCATCGAAAAGTGGGCCGCGTGGCCTTGGTATGAGACCGTAATTGCATGATGATCAACGAAAGTAGTGCTTGTAAGAGAATGCGGTAGTTGGGTGGCTGTTCATGCGAATCGATTGTTCATGAGAGGTGATGGGTCAGGCAGGGGCTGGGTAGGCACAGAGTAAAAGGGTCCGTCAAGAGGGCTGTAGTTGGGTAGTAGTCGGGGCTCTTACTCTTCTCTGACCATCTTCTCGGAAAGGGAGGGATAGGAGCTCTTTTATAGACCACTGAGCATACTCCAGGTCCTCTTAAAGTCATCTTAAAGCTAGATTATCGAAGATTTTCTTGTCATCCAAGAAATTTCAGCTTCTTCAAACCGTGTGTTTAACTGATCGACCATTGGCTCATGTCTCACTTCAACCACGGTCGGTGATGGCATAAACTTACCATCAAGGTAGGCAGTATGTGTGGTAATGAAGATGTGGCTGACATACCATCGACTGCGTCGCTCAAGGTCTACCTGGAGAGGCTTGACGTGGCCACGCAAGCACAAGGGATCGACTGCAGGCTGGCCTTTCCACTTGATAATCATTCTTCATCCTTTCACAAATGTAAACAGTTCGCTTGTCTGGGTAACGTATCAACCACGTTTTACGGACACGCTAACAACATACGCCCCATTATTTATACCCGTTCTGCTCAGAGGCTAAGCGGAACGATCGGCGACCTTGCCACACACCGCTTATCTGAAATCTCGGCAACCAATCCAGCTGGCGCTGACAACAATGCTTCAGAACTTCCGTCCGAAGAACATCTAGGGTAGTGAGAACCTTGACTGAGGCCTCGAATTGGATGAGAGAACAGCTAAGAAACACGGGGTTTAATGGGCAAGTGTGCAGACGGCTGGCTAGTAGCAATAATGTATTTTTGATATGCGCTCTATGTAACAGCCGTTGCTTAAGATGTTGTAATGGAAGGAACATCAATGATCACCTCCCACTCCAGCCGCTTGTGTAATTGTGTAAGCGCTTCAACACCTCGCGAAAAAGGCTGCCCAGTCCGACCAATATAGTAAATGGAACGGACAGTCGTGTTCTGAACTTTGATACTCATCCGGCACAGTCGGATGAAAGTGCAATACAAGGGCAGAACGACACGCGACCTGAAGAAGTTTGGCACCAAACAACAGCTAGCAGCGGAGTAGTTGAACAGGGCCTTTCACTACTATACACGTATGAATCGTCAAAACTTTAGAAGTAGTCTAGAGGAAAATTTGGACCATTGCTCGTCGTCATAAAAGAAGAGAGCGTCTGAGAGTATCTCTCCTCCCTGTTAGTGCTGTGGTTGGCATGAATGTTAAGTAAACCCAAATCTCAAATAATCCACTAGAGGCTTTGCCTAGTGGGCTTCCATGTTTTTGCTCACACTGGTTCTAGACTCGGTCTGCAAAATGTTTGTTGTTCCCCATGTCCGCACTATGTTATACTTTTGGCGATGTTACTTCGCACGAACTCAAGCTGTGCGAGAACAGGGTTGTTTCCCGCGCAAACCGACCAAAAGGGAGGGGGTTCATTTCTCCGCCCAGCACTGGCCTTCATAACCAGAAAACCAGAACCTTGGGGGTTCTGTTTCCGAAATCCTCAGTCGAGTTGCTTCGGGCTGACTACTTGAACATGCGTGTGAGGATGAAGGCGTCAAGACATGtcatcttcgccgccgcctcggtgGTCTCGGCGGAGCTCCATGGCAGGCAAACTGGGACAATCGGAGATTCCTACGACTATGTCattgtcggcggcggcactgCCGGATTGACgcttgcctccagactgtCGAGCGACCCATCAAGTGAGAATACGGATCGCAAGACCTGCATACGAGCCTCACGCTGACGAGGGGACAGACTCTGTTCtcgtcatcgaggccggcttGCCGTACGTACATACGGTCCCAGTCTCCGCCGATCGTTTTGTGCAGTGGGGCCTAACTTGTGACCAGAGACAACTATGAAGCCGCCGTCATGATTCCGCGCTTCTACCCGGGAGCTTCTGGCTTCGCGCCGGGAACCCGGTACGACTGGAACCTGACTTCCGTCGCGCAGGAGTCGCTGCAAGGGCAAGTCGTCAATCTCACACAGGgccacgccgtcggcgggaGCAGCACGGTCAATGCCATGATATTCGACCGCGGCATGCCCTCGAACTACGATGCGTGGGCCGCGCTGGGAAACGACGGCTGGGACTTTGGGAGTCTTCTGCCCTATTTCAAAAAGGTTTGAGCTTTTGTCCCAATATGCTTGTACGAAATTGTAAGCTTATTGGATCTTCACAACACAGAGCGAGAGGTTTACTCCAGCATCGCCAGAAAACACAGCTCTGTTTGATATGACATATGATCCGGACTGTCACGGTTTCGAGGGGCCGGTTCAGTCAAGCTACTTGGCTTGGTCGCATCCAAATAACAGTCTGCCCTACCCAGACCTTTGTGACTGAGCATGGTAATCGAGAGTTATACTAACGTTTCTGCCGCAGCAAACTTTCTAAATGCTATGGAGGGCCTGGGCATCAGCACCCCGGATGATCAGGGCTGCAATCCGCTCGGCGCATACCTCACAACCCACTCCATCGATCCACGCAACCAGTCCAGGTCAAGTGCAAGGACTGCTCACTACGATTCTATCTTGGGAAGAGCCAACTTGCACATAGCTACGGGCCAACAGGCAACAAAGGTGTTGTTTGACACGAGCGGCGAAAAACCAAGAGCACAAGGGGTTGAGGTGAGTTTGTTGCCATGTCCTTTGGGAATTTGTACACATCCTGATGGCAAATGACTGGGCTAACGCATTGTTTTCGAAAAGTTCTCAGCCGGTCCAGACTCCGTCGTACAAAGGGTGACAGCAGGCAAAGAAGTAATCGTATCCACGGGCGCCCTAAACACCCCGAAGCTCTTGCAACTGTCTGGTATCGGCCCTGCGACGGTGATATCCCAGTTTGGGATTGCGTCCATCGTCGACCTACCCGGAGTCGGGGCCAATCTCCAGGATCACCCATTTGGGCTCACGCTCGCCTCTCGTAAGCCCTATCATAGTCCCTGTTGGTGGCCTATTTGACGTCTTCTAAAACGGGTTCACAGTGAGCGACGGAGTCCCCGGGAACTACGAACTGGACAATGCAACTTTTGATGCCGAACAGCGGGATCTGTACTACTCCGAACGCAGAGGTGAGCCAGTTGCAACTGAATAGTCATACAGGGGCGCGAATATGTTGACACCTCGTGATGTAGGGCGCTGGACGGATACCATTGCCGAGGCTCTTGCTTTCATCCCCCTTTTCAACTTTACTACCTTGGAGGCGGCCAACCGTCTCCTCTCTGCTATTGACGGTACCTCGTTTCTCCCTCCAGGCACTGATGAGACCGTAGTCGCTGGCTACGAGAAACAACTGGAGCAACTGCACAGGATGCACCAGAGTAGGTCCACGGCCGGGATGGAGCTCCTCTacgttgacggcggccgctCGGTGGTGAACATTTTGATGCATCCGTTGAGCAGAGGAACGGTACTCATCAACTCATCCGACCCCTTCCTACCGCCGCTGATTGACCCGCGTTACTTCTCTCACCCCTACGACGGCCAAGTCCTGGTGGAGTCGCTGCGATTCAACCGGGAACTCTTGGCCACAGCGCCTATACAGGCGCTGGGGGCCGTGGAAACGCTTCCTGGGGCCGCAACGCAGAGCGACGAGGAGATCCTGACTTTCATCAAAGGAGTCACGTCGACGGAGTTTCATTATTCGGGGACCTGCGCCATGCTGCCGAGGGCTCTCGggggcgtcgtcggctccgATCTCAAGGTCTACGGAGTTGACGGGTTGAGGGTCGTGGATGCGAGTATCATGCCTCTCGTACCATCGGCGCACACGCAGGCGACGGTGTATGCCATTGCTGAGAAGGTGAGTCTCCGAATTTCGTATCGGCACGCCTTGGTGTAGCTACATGTGCTGATGTCACTTGTAGGCGGCGGACATGATTCTAGGACAACGAACGTGACGTGACGTGACGTGGTGTGAGAAGGGACCCGCGAAGGAAGAAGGAAGTGTACAAACCGGAGCACTAGTTAGTTGTATAGTTGGACCACGGGCAAACAGAACTTGACGCAGTTCGGATGTGACGGTGAAATCCTAGCTTACACTGAAAACGAACCTGCAGGCAGCGTTTTCTACCTCGCCTAGGCTGAAGCCACTTGGTTTCTTGCCTCGTCAAGTCACTGACTGTCTTTCAAGCCAAGTTGGACGCCTTAACACCACGGGTCATGACCGAGTTTCGTCAGATTCTAACCCCTCTGTGACTTGACTTGGCAGCGCCATTTGACCAGGTCTGACGCCGGACCATAGTCGACAAAGATGTTAAGCCTTCGGAAAGCGGAACCGCGCCGAGGAGAGGCCTTTGGTGCTTGTTTTTcctgacgaagaggaggggaaaaaggaatggaaaaaaaaaagacggCTGGGGCTGGATAGTCGGCTCCACCAGATGCGTGTCAGCATGGCCCGTTGCATGCCTTTTTCCTCCGTCGAGCCAATAGAACCCATGCTTGAACCCTCGATAGCAAGGGACTGGGACTgaagctcctcctccctgaTCGATTTCAGTCAGCCGTCATCATGGGGTGGCGTGCTGATCCTGCCAGGCTGCCACTATTGTGGCTTTTGCGTACGTACGGGTAACTCGGCGCCGTCACAATGCTCCAAAGTGTGTGTAGGTATTGGATTGCATTtatgatggatggatgtagCCACAAGAGCCGTGACACGACAGCGTGCTTTCGAGCCCGTAGTGCAAACTCTGGATCTTCAGTCTGCCTCGCTAGCCGCCTCGATGGCTCGCGGGATGGTGTTTTGGGGGGGACGACACACCGAAGCAGTTTAACTAGCAACCTGACCAGACTTGAACGACCGAATGGGATCGCAACAACTCGCTGCGCTAGTGAAAGACTACCCTGTAGGTACAGATGACCAAGGAGGGCATCGAGCCTTTTTCAGCCCCCGGTCGAATGCAACCAACCGAATCGTGTGTTGCACGATGCGAGAcacaggggaggggggtggtcACACACATGGTCTGGTCGATGGGGCGGCGATGGTC
Protein-coding regions in this window:
- a CDS encoding Choline dehydrogenase; its protein translation is MRVRMKASRHVIFAAASVVSAELHGRQTGTIGDSYDYVIVGGGTAGLTLASRLSSDPSTSGFAPGTRYDWNLTSVAQESLQGQVVNLTQGHAVGGSSTVNAMIFDRGMPSNYDAWAALGNDGWDFGSLLPYFKKSERFTPASPENTALFDMTYDPDCHGFEGPVQSSYLAWSHPNNSLPYPDLSNFLNAMEGLGISTPDDQGCNPLGAYLTTHSIDPRNQSRSSARTAHYDSILGRANLHIATGQQATKVLFDTSGEKPRAQGVEFSAGPDSVVQRVTAGKEVIVSTGALNTPKLLQLSGIGPATVISQFGIASIVDLPGVGANLQDHPFGLTLASLSDGVPGNYELDNATFDAEQRDLYYSERRGRWTDTIAEALAFIPLFNFTTLEAANRLLSAIDGTSFLPPGTDETVVAGYEKQLEQLHRMHQSRSTAGMELLYVDGGRSVVNILMHPLSRGTVLINSSDPFLPPLIDPRYFSHPYDGQVLVESLRFNRELLATAPIQALGAVETLPGAATQSDEEILTFIKGVTSTEFHYSGTCAMLPRALGGVVGSDLKVYGVDGLRVVDASIMPLVPSAHTQATVYAIAEKAADMILGQRT